A window of Exiguobacterium sp. FSL W8-0210 contains these coding sequences:
- the queA gene encoding tRNA preQ1(34) S-adenosylmethionine ribosyltransferase-isomerase QueA — MDVNLFDFHLPEEQIAQVPLLDRTSSKLMVLDRETGAIQHQHFHDIVDHFREGDTLVINDTKVLPARLFGVKEETGGKIELLLLKQTSDDVWETLAKPAKRVKPGTILSFGDGLLRAECVEALEDGGRILKFFYDGIFYEVLDQLGTMPLPPYIHEQLEDQDRYQTVYARERGSAAAPTAGLHFTPELLEALQAKGVRIAPLTLHVGLGTFRPVSVDDVDSHKMHSEYYELPESSAALLRETRKQGGRIIAVGTTSTRTLETVIRDHGDFVEATGWTDIFIFPGQEVKGIDGLITNFHLPKSTLIMLVSALSTREHILHAYEEAVANGYRFFSFGDAMFLTREERN, encoded by the coding sequence ATGGATGTAAACTTATTTGATTTTCATTTACCAGAAGAACAAATTGCTCAAGTGCCATTGCTCGACCGGACGAGTTCGAAACTGATGGTTCTCGATCGGGAGACGGGTGCGATTCAGCATCAGCACTTCCATGATATCGTCGACCACTTTCGCGAAGGTGATACACTCGTCATCAACGATACGAAAGTCTTACCAGCACGTCTCTTTGGTGTAAAGGAAGAGACGGGTGGGAAAATCGAATTGTTGCTTTTGAAGCAGACGAGTGACGATGTGTGGGAAACGCTAGCAAAACCAGCAAAACGCGTCAAACCAGGAACGATTTTGTCGTTTGGTGACGGGTTACTCCGTGCTGAGTGCGTCGAAGCACTTGAAGACGGGGGACGGATTCTGAAGTTTTTCTATGACGGCATTTTCTATGAAGTGCTCGACCAACTCGGAACGATGCCACTGCCACCGTACATTCATGAACAACTAGAAGATCAAGATCGTTACCAGACGGTCTACGCTCGCGAACGTGGGAGCGCTGCGGCACCAACAGCGGGTCTTCATTTCACGCCGGAATTGCTCGAAGCGCTTCAAGCGAAAGGTGTCCGGATCGCACCGTTGACGTTACATGTCGGACTTGGCACATTCCGTCCTGTTTCGGTCGACGACGTCGATAGTCACAAGATGCACAGTGAGTACTACGAACTGCCGGAAAGTTCAGCTGCTCTACTACGCGAAACACGGAAACAAGGCGGACGGATCATCGCGGTCGGTACGACGTCGACGCGAACGCTTGAAACGGTCATCCGTGATCACGGTGACTTCGTCGAAGCAACAGGTTGGACGGACATCTTCATTTTCCCAGGTCAGGAAGTCAAAGGGATCGATGGATTGATCACGAACTTCCACTTACCGAAATCAACATTGATTATGCTCGTGTCCGCGTTATCGACACGGGAACACATTCTGCATGCCTACGAAGAAGCTGTCGCGAATGGCTATCGTTTCTTTAGCTTCGGTGATGCGATGTTCTTAACGAGAGAGGAACGAAACTAA
- the ruvB gene encoding Holliday junction branch migration DNA helicase RuvB: MEERILSESAHAEDQEEWSLRPQTLEQYIGQEKAKGNLSVFIEAAKIRQETLDHVLLYGPPGLGKTTLATIIANEMGVGIKTTAGPAIERPGDLAAILSSLEPGDVLFIDEIHRLSRSIEEILYPAMEDYCLDIVIGQGELARSVRIDLPPFTLVGATTRAGMLSAPLRDRFGVTLKLEYYTMSELSAIVTRTSRLFGFEADRLAAEAIALRSRGTPRVANRLLRRVRDFAQVAHQTEIDASLATSALDRLHVDALGLDDVDHRLLRSLAERFAGGPVGLETIAATIGEDAQTIEDVYEPYLLQQGFLQRTPRGRVLTPFARQHLGLKEGN, encoded by the coding sequence ATGGAAGAGCGCATTTTGTCAGAATCCGCCCATGCGGAAGATCAAGAAGAGTGGAGTCTGCGTCCTCAGACGCTCGAACAATATATCGGGCAGGAGAAAGCAAAAGGAAACTTAAGTGTCTTCATCGAGGCGGCAAAAATTCGTCAGGAAACACTCGATCACGTGCTTCTCTACGGTCCTCCGGGTCTTGGGAAGACGACGCTTGCGACGATCATCGCAAACGAGATGGGGGTCGGCATCAAGACGACAGCCGGTCCTGCGATCGAACGACCAGGTGATCTAGCGGCAATTCTCTCATCACTTGAGCCGGGAGACGTCCTGTTCATCGATGAGATTCATCGGTTGAGTCGATCAATCGAAGAGATTCTATATCCGGCAATGGAAGACTATTGTCTCGATATCGTCATCGGTCAAGGGGAACTCGCCCGCAGCGTCCGAATTGATTTACCACCGTTTACGCTCGTTGGTGCGACGACGCGTGCCGGGATGCTGTCGGCACCGCTACGTGATCGTTTTGGAGTGACGCTGAAGCTTGAATATTATACGATGTCAGAGTTGTCTGCCATCGTGACCCGGACGTCACGATTGTTCGGATTCGAAGCGGATCGTCTCGCAGCAGAAGCGATCGCCCTTCGTTCACGCGGAACACCACGTGTCGCGAACCGGTTATTACGGCGTGTCCGCGACTTCGCTCAAGTTGCCCATCAAACCGAAATCGATGCCTCGCTTGCGACAAGTGCACTTGATCGCTTGCATGTCGATGCGCTCGGACTCGACGATGTCGACCATCGTTTATTACGATCGCTTGCAGAACGGTTTGCCGGTGGTCCGGTCGGTCTTGAGACGATTGCAGCGACAATCGGAGAAGATGCGCAGACGATCGAGGATGTATATGAACCATATCTACTGCAACAAGGATTTTTACAACGTACTCCGCGCGGACGCGTCTTAACACCGTTCGCCCGCCAACATTTAGGACTGAAAGAAGGAAATTGA